Proteins co-encoded in one Sulfuricystis thermophila genomic window:
- a CDS encoding restriction endonuclease subunit S, whose protein sequence is MTPAPQELAMWRRVHVADVCETVSVGIVIQPSQYYVAPSQGIRAFRSANIGENRVVDRDWVYLSPEGHRANLKSSLKAGDVLVVRSGAPGTACVVTEEYAGSNCIDIVFARPHQGQVLPEYLAEFTNSPVGRRHVLGTQGGLALKHFNVSAYKQLELLLPEIAEQKRIVDLFAAWNTAIQKTEQLIAAKERHYTHELSRLISRGHHPRSHDGSFAHEIAERNRGGKWRTVALSDIATVWKGQQLNKDAMVEDGTYYALNGGIKPSGRTTEWNCEAETITISSGGNSCGFIRFNPERFWCGGDCFALKKLSPDVDVSYLFHYLKGQQHRMMALRTGSGIPHVYRADVEAFPVVLPDFATQTAIARYLNALREEIDLLGQSLAALKRQKRGLMQKLLTGQWRMPNKEGVQT, encoded by the coding sequence ATGACGCCAGCCCCCCAGGAACTTGCCATGTGGAGACGAGTACATGTTGCAGACGTTTGCGAAACTGTCAGCGTAGGTATCGTTATCCAGCCATCGCAATACTACGTCGCACCTAGCCAAGGCATCCGAGCTTTTCGATCAGCGAATATTGGCGAAAATCGCGTTGTTGATCGCGACTGGGTCTACTTATCTCCTGAAGGGCACCGGGCAAACTTGAAATCATCGCTCAAAGCTGGCGACGTTCTAGTTGTTCGTTCTGGTGCGCCGGGCACTGCTTGCGTCGTTACCGAAGAGTACGCAGGGTCAAACTGCATCGACATAGTATTTGCGCGCCCTCATCAGGGCCAGGTTCTCCCCGAGTATCTTGCCGAGTTTACAAACTCTCCCGTCGGCAGGCGCCATGTACTTGGAACGCAAGGAGGGCTGGCGCTAAAGCATTTCAACGTCAGTGCCTACAAACAGTTGGAACTGCTTCTTCCGGAGATTGCTGAGCAGAAAAGGATCGTCGATCTCTTCGCCGCTTGGAACACCGCCATCCAGAAAACCGAGCAACTGATCGCGGCGAAGGAGCGGCACTACACCCACGAGCTCTCGCGCCTGATCAGCCGTGGCCATCATCCTCGCAGCCACGATGGCTCCTTCGCCCACGAAATTGCCGAGCGCAATCGCGGCGGCAAGTGGCGAACCGTGGCGCTTTCCGACATTGCCACCGTGTGGAAGGGGCAGCAACTCAACAAGGATGCCATGGTCGAGGACGGGACGTACTACGCGCTCAATGGCGGCATCAAACCCTCTGGCCGCACCACCGAATGGAACTGCGAGGCGGAGACGATCACGATCAGCAGCGGCGGCAACTCTTGCGGCTTCATTCGATTCAACCCCGAACGATTTTGGTGCGGTGGAGACTGCTTCGCGTTGAAGAAACTATCACCAGATGTCGATGTGTCATACCTGTTTCACTACCTGAAAGGCCAACAACACCGAATGATGGCGCTACGAACAGGCTCCGGCATCCCCCATGTTTATCGTGCCGACGTTGAAGCCTTCCCCGTCGTACTACCCGATTTCGCCACCCAAACTGCCATCGCCCGCTATCTCAACGCCCTGCGCGAGGAGATTGACCTGCTCGGCCAGTCGCTTGCTGCCCTCAAGCGGCAGAAGCGGGGCCTGATGCAGAAGCTGCTGACTGGCCAGTGGCGCATGCCCAACAAAGAAGGAGTCCAGACATGA
- a CDS encoding M48 family metallopeptidase encodes MKTVVGMIEYGRETIRYEVRFLPTRRTLGIEVHPDQRVVIRAPVGCTEDVIADRVRKRASWISRQIADFRRYSPRTPQRQYVSGETHLYLGRQYRLKVGAGETASVRMTRGQLCVTMPGIPDPERVKTMLHRWYLDHARRVFSEVLDQCLIRFKGHPRPRLIVRAMQSRWGSLSQTGSMTLNVNLVRAPRACIEYVVTHELCHLRHRDHDASFFKLLGRVMPDWEQRKQKLETALL; translated from the coding sequence ATGAAAACCGTGGTCGGCATGATCGAATACGGTCGCGAGACCATCCGCTACGAAGTGCGCTTCCTGCCAACTCGGCGGACGCTGGGTATCGAGGTGCATCCCGACCAGCGAGTCGTGATCCGGGCGCCGGTGGGTTGCACGGAAGATGTGATTGCAGATCGGGTACGCAAGCGCGCCTCGTGGATCAGCCGGCAGATAGCCGATTTCCGGCGTTACAGCCCCCGCACGCCGCAGCGGCAATACGTCAGCGGCGAGACGCATCTTTACCTGGGACGGCAGTATCGCTTGAAAGTCGGCGCTGGCGAGACGGCATCGGTCCGGATGACGCGCGGCCAGCTATGCGTGACGATGCCCGGCATTCCCGATCCGGAGCGCGTCAAGACGATGCTGCACCGCTGGTACCTCGACCACGCCAGGCGGGTCTTCAGCGAGGTTCTCGACCAGTGCCTCATCAGGTTCAAGGGGCATCCACGGCCCCGTCTGATCGTCCGGGCAATGCAGTCGCGCTGGGGCAGCCTCTCGCAGACGGGAAGCATGACGCTGAATGTCAATTTGGTCAGGGCGCCGCGCGCCTGCATCGAATACGTCGTCACCCATGAGTTGTGCCATCTGCGGCACCGTGATCACGACGCCAGTTTTTTCAAGCTGCTTGGGCGGGTGATGCCGGATTGGGAGCAGCGGAAGCAGAAGTTGGAAACGGCACTTCTTTGA
- a CDS encoding DUF3375 domain-containing protein, protein MSDFNFPTMALNFATLDALRAHHPAWRLLRSDHAPLVASFLHRVFVEPNVRVISEADLVERLADELYALRQELGEAAFPKPAQEYLNDWASPEKGWLRKFYKPGTDEAQFDLTPATEKAIAWLAQLSERQFVGTESRLLTLFDLLKQMSEGSEADPAKRVAELQRKRDEIEAEIARVQAGDVPLLDDTALKDRFLQFMQGARELLADFREVEHNFRQLDRHVRERIALWEGGKGALLEEIMGERDAIADSDQGKSFRAFWDFLLSSRRQEELTELLERVLELPAVAALQPDARIRRVHYDWLEAGEHTQRTVAALSQQLRRFLDDQAWLENRRIMDILHGIESKALALRDTPPMGAVMEMAEACADIELVMERPLFTPAVKPVIANLALLAGDEDIDSSALFDQVVVDKARLTRHIRHALQGRAQITLRELVAAQPLQQGLAELVAYLQLGSDAFNAVVDEDTPEVIEWQAEDDQGEAVIRMARLPRVIFMR, encoded by the coding sequence ATGTCAGATTTCAATTTCCCGACGATGGCATTGAACTTTGCCACTCTCGATGCCCTGCGCGCCCATCATCCCGCCTGGCGTCTGCTACGCTCGGATCATGCGCCGCTGGTGGCAAGCTTCCTGCACCGGGTGTTCGTCGAGCCCAATGTGCGCGTGATCAGCGAGGCCGATCTCGTCGAGCGGCTTGCGGACGAGCTCTACGCCTTGCGTCAAGAACTCGGCGAAGCCGCGTTTCCCAAGCCGGCGCAGGAATATCTCAATGACTGGGCGTCGCCTGAGAAGGGCTGGCTGCGCAAGTTCTACAAGCCCGGCACCGACGAGGCACAATTCGACCTCACGCCCGCGACCGAGAAGGCGATCGCCTGGCTGGCGCAGCTCTCCGAACGGCAGTTCGTCGGCACCGAATCGCGTCTGCTCACGCTGTTCGACCTGCTCAAGCAGATGAGCGAGGGCAGCGAGGCCGACCCGGCCAAACGCGTTGCCGAGCTGCAAAGGAAACGCGACGAAATCGAAGCCGAGATTGCTCGCGTGCAGGCCGGCGATGTGCCACTGCTGGATGACACTGCTCTGAAGGATCGTTTTTTGCAGTTCATGCAGGGCGCGCGTGAGTTGCTCGCCGACTTTCGCGAGGTGGAGCACAATTTTCGTCAGCTCGACCGCCACGTGCGCGAGCGCATCGCGCTGTGGGAGGGCGGCAAGGGAGCGCTGCTGGAAGAGATCATGGGTGAGCGCGATGCGATTGCCGATTCCGATCAGGGCAAGAGCTTTCGCGCGTTCTGGGATTTCCTGCTCTCCAGCCGTCGTCAGGAGGAGTTGACCGAGTTGCTGGAACGGGTGCTCGAGCTGCCGGCGGTGGCGGCCTTGCAGCCCGATGCCCGTATCCGCCGCGTGCATTACGACTGGCTGGAGGCAGGCGAACATACTCAGCGCACGGTGGCGGCCTTGTCGCAACAACTGCGCCGCTTTCTCGACGACCAGGCCTGGCTGGAAAACCGCCGCATCATGGATATCCTACACGGCATCGAGAGCAAGGCCCTGGCGCTGCGAGATACGCCGCCGATGGGTGCCGTGATGGAGATGGCCGAGGCGTGCGCCGATATCGAACTGGTGATGGAGCGGCCGTTGTTTACGCCGGCGGTGAAACCGGTCATTGCCAACCTGGCGCTGCTGGCAGGAGACGAGGACATCGACTCCTCCGCCTTGTTCGATCAGGTGGTGGTAGACAAAGCGAGGCTCACCCGTCACATCCGCCACGCCTTGCAAGGTAGGGCGCAGATCACGCTGCGCGAACTGGTGGCCGCACAGCCCCTGCAGCAGGGCCTGGCGGAGCTGGTGGCCTACCTGCAACTGGGCAGCGATGCCTTCAACGCCGTAGTGGATGAGGACACGCCGGAAGTCATAGAGTGGCAGGCAGAAGACGACCAGGGCGAAGCCGTGATTCGGATGGCGCGGCTGCCCCGGGTGATTTTCATGCGCTGA
- a CDS encoding type I restriction endonuclease subunit R, whose protein sequence is MDSFRFDEKYLSQIPALQVLVNLGFEYLTPAEALAARGGRAGNVLLEEILREQLKKLNRIQHKGATWLFSEENIQSAIQRLKNVKYDGLQKTNEAVYDLLTLGVALEQSIEGDVKSFTLNYVDWRNPANNVYHVTAEFSVERTRSYDTVRPDIVLFVNGIPFAVIECKSPKVEVGQAISQMIRNQRDEYIPRLFTYVQMVLGLNKNDARYATTGTPAKFWSKWKEEISDAVLQPLLEKPLPERVKASLFDSAFQELGVREDPAPYVVSRQVTEQDRALYALCRPERLLDLAWQYTVFDGGVRKIARYQQYFAIREIVARVKQMDETGRRRGGIVWHTQGSGKSLTMVMLARALALDPEIRHPRIVLVTDRVDLDKQLGNTFAACGLSPDRAESGRHLMELVADHKAHIVTTLVHKFDKALNFKKFTDDSPDIFVLVDETQRTQLGSYSARMRQMFPRACYIGFTGTPLLTREKSDVSRFGGIIHTYAIDQAVADGAIVPLLYEGRMVELEQNQSAIDVWFERHTQGLTDQQKADLKKKYARAEMLDKAEQVIYMRAFDINEHYKQNWQGTGFKAQLVAPNKAAALRYKAFLDELGEVSSEVVISPPDEREGFDEVDAEESTDAVVAFWQRMMKRYGSEEEYNKQIVNAFKFGDEPEILIVVDKLLTGFDAPRNTVLYLARRLKDHTLLQAIARVNRLYEDDSGAKAKEFGFIIDYVGVLGELDEALTTYSALEGYDESDLRGALSSILDEIKQLPQRHADLWDLFKTVRSRQDEEAFEALLADEKLRGDFYDRLSAFAKTLAVALSSEQFIGQTPAQRIQSYKNDLKRFVNLKAAVRLRYSESIDYRDFEPRIKKLLDTHITASEVVRLNAPVNIFDGQAFQKVVEEQGAGKGAGAKADIIAHATKRAITERLAQDPAFYEKFSKLIQQAIDDYRAKRITDLEYLQRVTDIKDAVVQRKSDDLPAAIAGDEDATAVYGLLQPFVAAHVSDAAQARQIAAEAAKSVWDVFLNNRKVGYWDDLDAQRRTMNEIDDYLYDEVKGRQGVDLTTAEMDEIIEKTMQLARHRMAA, encoded by the coding sequence ATGGACAGCTTCCGCTTCGACGAGAAATACCTCTCGCAGATTCCGGCGCTGCAGGTGCTGGTCAATCTCGGCTTCGAGTACCTGACGCCCGCCGAGGCGCTGGCCGCGCGGGGTGGCCGTGCCGGCAACGTGCTGCTGGAGGAGATCCTGCGCGAGCAGTTGAAGAAGCTGAACCGCATCCAGCACAAGGGCGCGACCTGGCTGTTTTCCGAGGAGAACATCCAGAGCGCCATCCAGCGGCTGAAGAACGTGAAGTACGACGGCCTGCAGAAGACCAACGAGGCCGTCTACGACCTGCTGACCCTGGGCGTGGCGCTGGAGCAGTCCATCGAGGGCGACGTGAAGAGCTTCACGCTCAACTATGTGGACTGGCGCAATCCGGCCAACAACGTCTATCACGTCACCGCCGAGTTCTCCGTCGAGCGCACGCGCAGCTACGACACGGTGCGGCCCGACATCGTGCTGTTCGTGAACGGCATCCCCTTTGCCGTGATCGAGTGCAAGTCGCCGAAGGTGGAGGTCGGGCAGGCCATTTCGCAGATGATCCGCAACCAGCGCGACGAGTACATTCCGCGCCTGTTCACCTATGTGCAGATGGTGCTGGGCTTGAACAAGAACGACGCGCGCTACGCCACCACCGGCACGCCGGCCAAGTTCTGGTCGAAGTGGAAGGAAGAGATTTCCGATGCGGTGCTCCAGCCCTTGCTGGAAAAGCCGCTGCCGGAGCGCGTGAAGGCGTCGCTGTTCGACAGCGCCTTCCAGGAACTGGGCGTGCGCGAAGACCCGGCGCCCTACGTGGTCAGCCGGCAGGTGACGGAACAGGATCGGGCGCTCTATGCCTTGTGCCGTCCCGAGCGGCTGCTCGATCTGGCCTGGCAATACACGGTGTTCGATGGCGGCGTGCGCAAGATCGCGCGCTACCAGCAGTATTTCGCCATCCGCGAGATCGTCGCCCGGGTGAAGCAGATGGATGAGACGGGCAGGCGGCGCGGCGGCATCGTCTGGCACACCCAGGGTTCCGGCAAGTCGCTGACGATGGTGATGCTGGCGCGCGCCCTGGCGCTGGACCCGGAGATCAGGCATCCGCGCATCGTGCTGGTGACCGACCGGGTGGATCTGGACAAGCAGCTCGGCAACACCTTCGCCGCCTGCGGCCTCTCGCCCGACCGCGCCGAGAGCGGCCGGCATCTCATGGAACTGGTGGCCGACCACAAGGCGCACATCGTCACCACCCTGGTGCACAAGTTCGACAAGGCGCTCAACTTCAAGAAATTCACCGACGACTCGCCCGACATCTTCGTGCTGGTGGATGAGACCCAGCGCACCCAGCTGGGCAGCTATTCGGCGCGGATGCGGCAGATGTTCCCCCGCGCCTGCTACATCGGCTTTACCGGCACGCCGCTCTTGACCCGCGAGAAGAGCGACGTGTCGCGCTTCGGCGGCATCATCCATACCTATGCCATCGACCAGGCCGTGGCCGACGGCGCCATCGTGCCGTTGCTCTACGAGGGGCGGATGGTGGAGCTGGAACAGAACCAGAGCGCCATCGACGTGTGGTTCGAGCGGCACACCCAGGGGCTGACCGACCAGCAGAAGGCCGACCTGAAGAAGAAGTATGCCCGCGCCGAAATGCTCGACAAGGCCGAGCAGGTCATCTACATGCGGGCCTTCGACATCAACGAGCATTACAAGCAGAACTGGCAGGGCACCGGCTTCAAGGCGCAGCTGGTCGCGCCCAACAAGGCAGCGGCGTTACGCTACAAGGCGTTTCTCGACGAACTGGGCGAGGTCAGCAGCGAGGTCGTCATCTCGCCGCCGGATGAGCGCGAGGGTTTCGACGAGGTCGATGCCGAGGAATCGACCGACGCGGTGGTGGCCTTCTGGCAGCGCATGATGAAGCGCTACGGCTCCGAGGAGGAATACAACAAGCAGATCGTCAATGCCTTCAAGTTCGGCGACGAGCCGGAAATCCTGATCGTGGTGGACAAGCTGCTCACCGGCTTCGATGCCCCGCGCAACACGGTGCTGTACCTGGCCCGGCGGCTCAAGGATCACACCCTGCTGCAGGCCATCGCCCGCGTGAATCGCCTGTACGAGGACGACAGCGGCGCCAAGGCCAAGGAATTCGGCTTCATCATCGATTACGTCGGCGTGCTCGGCGAACTGGACGAGGCGCTGACCACCTATAGCGCACTGGAGGGCTACGATGAATCCGATCTGCGCGGCGCGCTGAGTTCGATCCTCGATGAAATCAAGCAACTGCCGCAGCGGCATGCCGACCTGTGGGACCTCTTCAAGACGGTCAGGAGCCGGCAGGACGAGGAAGCCTTCGAGGCGCTGCTGGCCGACGAGAAGTTGCGGGGCGATTTCTACGACCGCCTGTCGGCATTCGCCAAGACCCTCGCCGTCGCCCTGTCGAGCGAGCAGTTCATCGGACAGACGCCGGCGCAGCGCATTCAGTCCTACAAGAACGATCTCAAGCGCTTCGTGAATCTCAAGGCGGCGGTCAGGCTGCGCTACTCCGAGTCCATCGACTATCGCGACTTCGAGCCCAGGATCAAGAAACTGCTCGACACCCACATCACGGCCAGCGAGGTGGTGCGCCTCAACGCCCCGGTGAACATCTTCGACGGGCAGGCCTTCCAGAAGGTGGTCGAGGAGCAAGGGGCTGGCAAGGGCGCGGGCGCCAAGGCGGACATCATCGCCCACGCCACGAAACGGGCGATCACCGAACGGCTGGCGCAGGATCCGGCGTTCTATGAGAAGTTCTCCAAGCTGATCCAGCAGGCCATCGACGACTACCGGGCCAAGCGCATCACCGACCTGGAATACCTGCAGCGCGTCACCGATATCAAGGACGCGGTGGTGCAGCGGAAATCCGATGATCTGCCGGCGGCGATTGCCGGCGACGAGGACGCGACGGCGGTCTATGGCTTGCTCCAGCCGTTTGTCGCGGCACACGTTAGCGATGCAGCGCAGGCCAGGCAAATCGCCGCCGAGGCAGCCAAATCCGTGTGGGACGTATTCCTGAACAATCGCAAGGTGGGCTACTGGGACGATCTCGATGCCCAGCGGCGCACGATGAATGAAATCGACGACTACCTCTATGACGAAGTGAAAGGGCGGCAAGGTGTCGACCTGACCACTGCCGAGATGGACGAGATCATCGAGAAGACGATGCAGCTCGCACGCCACCGGATGGCGGCATGA
- a CDS encoding HAD family hydrolase yields MAIAYDFDGTLAPGNMQEHQFLPDIGIKPHDFWKEVHDVAQEHQADEVLVYMNLMLRKAAATNVPVRREDFKARGKSIELFDGVKEWFGRMNAYAKTKGVELKHYLISSGNEEIFAGTPIAKEFEAVYASKYLFDVNGVAQWPALAINYTTKTQFLFRINKGIKDISDNASVNRFVPKDERPVPFEHMVFIGDGSTDIPCFRLIKDQGGLSVAVYPPGKKGAKDKAEKYRQDGRVHAVASATYTDGSELDKLIKARIDFVASRHALHSLL; encoded by the coding sequence ATGGCCATCGCCTATGACTTTGATGGCACGCTCGCTCCCGGAAACATGCAGGAGCATCAGTTCCTGCCCGACATTGGTATCAAGCCTCATGACTTTTGGAAGGAAGTGCATGACGTCGCACAGGAGCATCAGGCAGACGAGGTTCTGGTTTACATGAACCTGATGTTGCGCAAGGCTGCCGCCACAAACGTGCCAGTTCGGCGTGAAGATTTCAAGGCTAGGGGGAAGTCCATCGAGCTATTCGACGGCGTGAAGGAATGGTTCGGCCGAATGAATGCGTATGCAAAGACGAAAGGCGTGGAGCTAAAGCACTATCTAATCTCTTCAGGCAATGAGGAGATCTTTGCCGGCACACCCATTGCCAAGGAATTCGAGGCGGTTTATGCCTCCAAATATCTATTCGATGTCAATGGCGTCGCGCAGTGGCCGGCACTCGCCATCAACTACACCACCAAGACCCAGTTTCTCTTTCGCATCAACAAAGGCATCAAGGACATCAGTGATAACGCCTCGGTCAATAGGTTCGTCCCCAAGGACGAGCGCCCCGTGCCGTTCGAGCACATGGTCTTCATCGGCGATGGCTCCACGGACATCCCCTGTTTCCGCTTGATCAAGGATCAAGGGGGGCTGTCCGTTGCCGTGTACCCACCGGGGAAAAAAGGCGCGAAGGATAAGGCGGAGAAATATCGTCAGGATGGCCGTGTCCACGCTGTAGCCTCGGCCACATACACGGACGGCTCGGAACTGGACAAGCTCATCAAGGCTCGCATTGACTTCGTTGCCAGTCGTCATGCGCTGCATAGTTTGCTGTGA
- a CDS encoding DUF4194 domain-containing protein, translating to MEQDFTSAMTAAAPDPDLSALLIGLLKGVQYREEDERQWAALLNLQARVRDYVAVLNLELVLDEAEGYAFLKSRPEPAEDDPSPRLPRLIARRPLSFPVSLLLALLRKKLAEFDASGGDTRLVLSRDQIVELVRVFLPDGPNEAKLIDQIETTINKVVELGFLRKLKPASGGLAGQANYEVRRILKAFVDAQWLAEFDARLAAYQTALSGAASRKEAGDA from the coding sequence ATGGAACAGGACTTCACCAGCGCAATGACCGCGGCCGCACCCGACCCGGATTTGTCTGCATTGCTGATCGGGCTGCTCAAGGGCGTGCAGTACCGGGAGGAAGATGAGCGCCAATGGGCGGCATTGCTGAACCTGCAGGCGCGTGTGCGGGACTACGTGGCGGTTCTCAATCTGGAACTGGTGCTCGATGAGGCGGAGGGCTATGCCTTTCTGAAGAGCCGCCCGGAGCCCGCGGAGGATGATCCGTCACCGCGCTTGCCACGCCTCATCGCGCGCCGCCCCCTGTCGTTTCCCGTGAGTCTTCTGCTGGCCTTGCTGCGCAAGAAATTGGCCGAATTCGATGCCAGCGGCGGTGATACGCGTCTGGTGCTGTCGCGGGATCAGATCGTCGAGCTAGTGCGGGTTTTTCTGCCGGATGGGCCCAACGAGGCCAAACTGATCGACCAGATCGAAACCACGATCAACAAGGTGGTGGAGCTCGGCTTTCTACGCAAACTCAAGCCTGCGAGTGGTGGCTTGGCTGGGCAGGCCAATTACGAGGTGCGGCGCATCCTGAAAGCTTTTGTCGATGCGCAATGGCTGGCCGAGTTCGATGCCCGCCTGGCGGCTTATCAAACCGCCCTGTCCGGTGCGGCATCACGCAAGGAGGCAGGCGATGCGTGA